From one Streptomyces sp. N50 genomic stretch:
- a CDS encoding FHA domain-containing protein — protein sequence MQIRLTVVDPLGPPAQPRGRSASCDVLVTAPAGTALAAVASALASAVSADAAASQSERSRESGGPIVLYAGVERLDTQRCTLGEPPLTDGAVLSLGAPAEPEAHPELDDAPTQLHVVAGPDAGGVHLLHGGQIHIGRSADADVPLDDPDVSRLHCAVTVDPGGRVSVADLGSTNGTTLAGTRVGTRPVRFAPGALLRIGESALRLTPSGGPGARAETAPDGEGHVRVSPGTAAGPRSEPLVVPGQGGAPSIEHRVVQEGGDTHAGRFGVFGEPLGDDRPEGAEDVFSAPTTTSRIPPYDDTDDAHSGRKGTPLRGTDVPQGVRRRGGIGKWARRLTGGRGESPAEGPESSYDSPYDEEGADESVPPPPVVLQQPDTWPDPAALLLTALGPGPRLWERAPGHPEALTVRLGTADRATPDGSALLPAVPVTSGLREVGALGLAGPRARLSGLARAVVAQLAALHSPDALEIVLISTDRARTVAERTAEWSWLGWLPHLRPGHGQDCRLLLAYDREQATARTDELLRRLEDHAMDARGAGRPGVTSGASSASSRRTPGIGAQRGSAEGRSGLASPHGSLPSQHGSGEGQLGAAARHTADDRHPRGTAGTSATPTTYNTADDAHHHRSGTSDDPASGATRPRPAGADDSLRGAAHRPAWARTDDGDGSADGFVGPYTVLVVDGDPGGADVREAVARLAHDGPRAGIHVVCLAETEAASPVSPVTETYEAACAAAPTFRECGAVALLSGDVATALRLLRVAHGGAGASRTGGTGGTRPGTAASRPGTATPSLRTEPSRPGAAASHPGQNDPDHARLGQAGLGQADPDPFDPDSAGPGPVGNGTIAAVDAVSLAWAERFARALAPLRAEGPANERHARVSAPLPQSARLLDELGLARATPASLLTRWADAGDDKDAVGGRAWAVLGAGPRGPVSVDLAADGPHLLIEGPPGSGRTELLRAVVASLAAAERPDRLGIVLMDGRDSVGAGGTPSGGGGHGEGLRVCTDVPHVTTHLTANDPVRMREFAQSLSAELKRRAELLGRIGFVEWHSRHEVSGRIIAQRGSSGAGDLESPSSSTIRLRPSAAARQQTEAAPPLPRLVVIVDDLDALVKPPLGSPGRPAAGSVIRALEAVVREGERLGVHLVAAAAVEARTSEVEPARHITLRVALDATAQGPDEPAPGRGRLTLPDGRATPFQGGRVTGRIPRTATLRPTVVPLEWQRMGDPPARRPVRELGNGPTDLALLASALERATRSVSAAEVPSLL from the coding sequence ATGCAGATCCGGCTGACCGTCGTAGACCCGCTGGGGCCGCCCGCGCAGCCGCGGGGCCGCTCCGCGAGTTGCGATGTGCTGGTCACCGCGCCCGCCGGTACGGCCCTGGCCGCGGTGGCGTCCGCGCTGGCCTCGGCGGTCTCCGCCGACGCGGCCGCGTCGCAGTCCGAGCGGAGCCGCGAGTCCGGCGGCCCGATCGTGCTGTACGCGGGCGTGGAGCGCCTCGACACCCAGCGCTGCACCCTCGGCGAGCCACCACTGACGGACGGCGCGGTGCTGTCCCTGGGCGCCCCCGCCGAGCCCGAGGCGCATCCCGAGCTGGACGACGCCCCGACGCAGCTCCACGTGGTCGCGGGCCCGGACGCGGGCGGGGTGCACCTCCTGCACGGCGGCCAGATCCACATCGGCCGCTCCGCCGACGCCGACGTCCCGCTGGACGACCCGGACGTGTCCCGGCTGCACTGCGCGGTGACGGTCGACCCCGGAGGCCGTGTCTCGGTCGCCGACCTGGGCTCGACGAACGGCACGACGCTGGCGGGCACGCGCGTGGGCACCCGCCCGGTGCGCTTCGCCCCGGGCGCGCTGCTCCGCATCGGCGAGTCGGCCCTGCGGCTGACCCCGTCCGGCGGCCCGGGAGCGCGCGCCGAGACGGCCCCCGACGGCGAGGGCCACGTGCGCGTGTCCCCCGGCACCGCGGCCGGCCCGCGCAGCGAACCCCTCGTGGTGCCCGGCCAGGGCGGCGCCCCGAGCATCGAGCACCGCGTCGTCCAGGAGGGCGGCGACACCCACGCGGGCCGCTTCGGCGTGTTCGGCGAGCCTCTCGGCGACGACCGGCCGGAGGGTGCCGAGGACGTGTTCTCCGCGCCTACGACGACCTCACGCATTCCCCCGTACGACGACACCGACGACGCCCACAGCGGACGCAAGGGCACCCCTCTCCGGGGCACCGACGTACCGCAGGGCGTCCGCAGGCGCGGCGGCATCGGCAAGTGGGCCCGCCGCCTGACGGGCGGCCGCGGCGAGTCGCCGGCCGAGGGCCCCGAGTCGTCGTACGACTCGCCCTACGACGAGGAGGGCGCCGACGAGAGCGTGCCGCCCCCGCCCGTCGTCCTCCAGCAACCGGACACCTGGCCCGACCCGGCGGCCCTGCTCCTCACCGCCCTGGGCCCGGGCCCCCGCCTGTGGGAGCGCGCCCCCGGTCACCCCGAGGCGCTCACGGTGCGGCTCGGCACGGCGGACCGCGCGACACCGGACGGCTCGGCACTGCTGCCCGCGGTGCCGGTGACCTCCGGGCTCCGCGAGGTCGGCGCGCTGGGCCTGGCCGGTCCGCGCGCGCGGCTCTCGGGGCTGGCCCGCGCGGTGGTGGCCCAGCTCGCCGCGCTGCACTCCCCCGACGCCCTGGAGATCGTGCTGATCAGCACGGACCGCGCGCGTACGGTGGCCGAGCGCACCGCCGAGTGGTCCTGGCTCGGCTGGCTGCCGCACCTGCGCCCGGGACACGGCCAGGACTGCCGACTGCTGCTCGCCTACGACCGGGAACAGGCGACGGCCCGGACGGACGAGCTTCTGCGGCGGCTGGAAGACCACGCCATGGATGCGCGGGGCGCGGGCCGACCGGGTGTCACCTCCGGCGCCTCCAGCGCCTCCAGCCGTCGCACTCCGGGCATCGGCGCGCAGCGCGGCTCGGCGGAGGGGCGCTCGGGCCTCGCCTCACCACACGGTTCGCTCCCCTCACAACACGGTTCAGGGGAAGGCCAGTTGGGGGCCGCCGCACGGCACACGGCTGACGACCGTCATCCGCGCGGGACAGCGGGCACCTCCGCCACCCCGACCACGTACAACACCGCCGACGACGCCCACCACCACCGCTCCGGCACCTCCGACGACCCGGCCTCCGGCGCCACCCGGCCCCGGCCCGCCGGGGCCGACGATTCCCTCCGCGGCGCCGCCCACCGTCCCGCGTGGGCCCGCACCGACGACGGTGACGGCTCGGCGGACGGTTTCGTGGGGCCGTACACCGTGCTCGTGGTGGACGGTGACCCCGGTGGCGCCGATGTGCGCGAGGCGGTGGCGCGGCTGGCCCACGACGGGCCCCGGGCCGGTATCCACGTCGTCTGCCTCGCCGAGACGGAAGCGGCCTCGCCCGTGTCCCCCGTGACGGAGACCTACGAGGCGGCCTGCGCGGCGGCGCCGACGTTCCGGGAGTGCGGGGCGGTCGCGCTGCTGAGCGGTGATGTCGCCACGGCGCTACGGCTGTTGCGGGTCGCGCACGGCGGTGCGGGGGCGTCTCGGACCGGCGGTACGGGTGGGACGCGACCGGGTACGGCGGCATCCCGACCCGGCACAGCGACGCCATCTCTCCGTACGGAACCGTCGCGCCCCGGTGCAGCGGCATCGCACCCCGGCCAGAACGACCCCGACCACGCCCGCCTCGGTCAGGCAGGCCTCGGCCAAGCCGACCCCGACCCGTTCGACCCCGACTCCGCCGGCCCCGGCCCCGTAGGCAACGGCACCATCGCCGCCGTGGACGCCGTCTCGCTCGCCTGGGCCGAGCGGTTCGCGCGAGCGCTGGCGCCGCTCAGGGCCGAAGGGCCCGCGAACGAGCGGCACGCACGCGTGTCAGCGCCGTTGCCCCAATCGGCGCGGCTGCTCGACGAGTTGGGGCTGGCCCGGGCCACCCCGGCCTCCCTGCTGACACGTTGGGCGGATGCCGGGGACGACAAGGACGCGGTCGGCGGGCGGGCCTGGGCGGTGCTCGGGGCCGGGCCGCGCGGGCCGGTCAGCGTGGACCTCGCCGCCGACGGGCCGCATCTGCTGATCGAGGGCCCGCCGGGCAGCGGCCGTACGGAGTTGCTGCGGGCGGTCGTCGCGTCCCTCGCCGCCGCCGAGCGCCCGGACCGGCTCGGCATCGTGCTGATGGACGGGCGGGACAGCGTCGGCGCCGGGGGTACCCCCTCCGGGGGAGGCGGGCACGGTGAAGGCCTGCGGGTCTGCACGGACGTACCGCATGTCACCACCCATCTCACCGCCAACGACCCCGTGCGCATGCGGGAGTTCGCGCAGTCGCTGAGCGCGGAGCTGAAGCGGCGGGCCGAGTTGCTGGGCCGGATCGGGTTCGTCGAGTGGCACTCGCGGCACGAGGTGTCGGGGCGGATCATCGCCCAGCGCGGTTCGTCCGGTGCCGGGGATCTGGAGTCCCCGTCCAGCTCGACGATCCGGCTGCGCCCGTCCGCGGCGGCGCGTCAACAGACCGAGGCGGCACCGCCGTTGCCGCGGCTGGTCGTGATCGTGGACGATCTGGACGCGCTGGTGAAACCCCCGCTCGGCTCCCCCGGGCGTCCCGCGGCCGGGTCGGTGATACGCGCGCTGGAGGCGGTGGTCCGCGAGGGCGAGCGGCTCGGCGTGCATCTGGTGGCGGCGGCCGCCGTGGAGGCGCGTACGTCCGAGGTCGAGCCCGCCCGGCACATCACCCTCCGGGTCGCCCTCGACGCGACGGCCCAGGGTCCGGACGAACCCGCCCCGGGGCGTGGCCGGTTGACGCTGCCGGACGGGCGGGCGACCCCGTTCCAGGGTGGGCGCGTGACGGGCCGTATCCCGCGTACGGCGACGCTCCGGCCCACGGTCGTGCCGCTGGAGTGGCAGCGCATGGGCGACCCCCCGGCGCGCCGGCCGGTTCGCGAACTGGGCAACGGGCCAACGGACTTGGCGCTCCTGGCCAGCGCGCTGGAGCGGGCCACGCGCTCGGTGTCGGCGGCGGAGGTGCCGTCGCTCCTCTGA
- a CDS encoding carbohydrate ABC transporter permease: protein MTTDAGTLGKPGPVEVVKARESLGSRLAAVASGGLVRVFLIVVGLFWMVPTLGLLLSSLRSPEDMSASGWWKVFSQPSQLTFHSYKTLLENSDITNSLWNTVLITVPATLLVVVIGALAGYAFAWMEFPGRDWWFLGVVSLLVVPVQVALIPIAELFGKIGLFGTIFGVILFHVGYGLPFAVFLLRNFFAEIPRELLEAARLDGAGELRLFARVVMPLGGPAIASLGIFQFLWVWNDMLVALVFTKSSTQPITVALQTQVRQFGNNIDVLAPGAFISMVIPLAVFFAFQRQFVSGVMAGAVK from the coding sequence ATGACCACGGATGCCGGAACTCTGGGGAAACCAGGGCCCGTTGAGGTCGTCAAGGCGCGGGAGTCGCTCGGCTCCCGGCTCGCGGCGGTGGCGAGCGGGGGCCTGGTCCGGGTGTTCCTGATCGTCGTCGGCCTGTTCTGGATGGTGCCGACGCTCGGGCTGCTGCTGTCCTCGCTGCGCAGCCCGGAGGACATGAGCGCGAGCGGCTGGTGGAAGGTCTTCAGCCAGCCGTCCCAACTCACCTTCCACAGCTACAAGACGCTGCTGGAGAACAGCGACATCACCAACTCGCTGTGGAACACCGTCCTGATCACCGTCCCGGCGACGCTCCTGGTCGTGGTGATCGGCGCGCTCGCGGGCTACGCGTTCGCGTGGATGGAGTTCCCGGGCCGCGACTGGTGGTTCCTGGGCGTGGTCAGCCTGTTGGTGGTGCCGGTGCAGGTCGCGCTGATCCCGATCGCCGAACTCTTCGGGAAAATAGGCCTGTTCGGGACCATCTTCGGGGTGATCCTCTTCCATGTGGGATACGGGCTGCCGTTCGCGGTGTTCCTGCTGCGGAACTTCTTCGCGGAGATCCCGCGCGAACTCCTGGAGGCGGCCCGGCTGGACGGCGCCGGTGAACTCCGGCTGTTCGCCCGGGTCGTGATGCCGCTGGGCGGGCCCGCGATCGCGAGCCTGGGCATCTTCCAGTTCCTGTGGGTGTGGAACGACATGCTGGTCGCGCTGGTGTTCACCAAGTCGAGCACCCAGCCGATCACGGTCGCACTCCAGACGCAGGTACGCCAGTTCGGCAACAACATCGACGTGCTGGCACCCGGCGCTTTCATCTCCATGGTGATCCCGCTGGCCGTGTTCTTCGCGTTCCAGCGGCAGTTCGTGTCCGGCGTGATGGCGGGCGCGGTCAAATAG
- a CDS encoding ABC transporter substrate-binding protein → MRSTSSTYRTRKTVRTAAVVAAGALTLSLAACGGSDNKSDDSKSSSPSETAGTVTLPKLNGASLEVAAVWTGDEQKNFKAVLAEFEKRTGAKVTFVPAQDPIINFLGSKVAGGQPPDVAMLPQPGAIKQAVDKKWAKPLGAAALAELQKNYSQGWQDIGKVGGKQYGVYYKAANKSLIWYNAKVFENAGAKEPKTWAELLTTAQTVYDSGVTPFSIAGADGWPLTDWFENVYLSQAGPEKYDQLAQHKIKWTDPSVKQALTTLAQIWGKKAYIAGGQNGALQTEFPASVTQTFNGGDQPKSAMVYEGDFVQVNIGETKAKVGTDAKVFPFPSVGSTAPVVSGGDAAVILKDSKAAQALATFLASPDAATIQAKLGGYLSPNKNVPDSAYPNAVQRTIAKSLIAAGDDFRFDMSDQAPQSFGGTPGKGEWKDLQDFLKNPTDVAGTQAQLEKDAAAAYASGS, encoded by the coding sequence ATGCGCAGCACGAGCAGCACCTACCGGACACGCAAAACCGTACGTACAGCGGCAGTTGTCGCCGCGGGGGCACTGACGCTCTCGCTCGCCGCCTGTGGAGGCAGCGACAACAAGAGCGACGACAGCAAATCCAGCAGTCCCTCGGAGACCGCGGGCACGGTCACCCTCCCGAAACTGAACGGCGCGAGCCTCGAAGTGGCCGCCGTGTGGACCGGTGACGAGCAGAAGAACTTCAAGGCGGTCCTGGCGGAGTTCGAGAAGCGCACGGGTGCCAAGGTCACCTTCGTGCCCGCCCAGGACCCGATCATCAACTTCCTCGGCTCGAAGGTCGCGGGCGGCCAGCCGCCGGACGTCGCGATGCTCCCGCAGCCCGGCGCCATCAAACAGGCCGTCGACAAGAAGTGGGCCAAGCCCCTCGGCGCCGCCGCGCTCGCTGAGTTGCAGAAGAACTACTCGCAGGGCTGGCAGGACATCGGCAAGGTCGGCGGCAAGCAGTACGGCGTGTACTACAAGGCCGCCAACAAGTCGCTGATCTGGTACAACGCCAAGGTCTTCGAGAACGCGGGCGCCAAGGAGCCCAAGACCTGGGCGGAGTTGCTGACGACCGCGCAGACGGTCTACGACTCCGGGGTCACCCCCTTCTCGATCGCGGGCGCGGACGGCTGGCCGCTGACGGACTGGTTCGAGAACGTCTATCTGTCGCAGGCGGGCCCGGAGAAGTACGACCAGCTCGCCCAGCACAAGATCAAGTGGACGGATCCCTCCGTCAAGCAGGCGCTCACCACGCTGGCCCAGATCTGGGGCAAGAAGGCCTACATCGCGGGCGGTCAGAACGGCGCGCTGCAGACCGAGTTCCCCGCGTCCGTCACGCAGACCTTCAACGGCGGCGACCAGCCGAAGTCCGCGATGGTCTACGAGGGCGACTTCGTGCAGGTCAACATCGGTGAGACCAAGGCGAAGGTGGGCACCGACGCGAAGGTGTTCCCGTTCCCGTCGGTCGGCTCCACCGCGCCCGTGGTCTCCGGCGGCGACGCGGCCGTCATCCTGAAGGACTCCAAGGCGGCCCAGGCACTGGCGACGTTCCTCGCCTCACCGGACGCGGCGACGATCCAGGCGAAGCTCGGCGGCTATCTCTCCCCGAACAAGAACGTGCCGGACTCCGCGTACCCGAACGCGGTGCAGCGGACGATCGCCAAGTCGCTGATCGCGGCCGGTGACGACTTCCGCTTCGACATGTCCGACCAGGCCCCGCAGTCCTTCGGCGGCACTCCCGGCAAGGGCGAGTGGAAGGACCTCCAGGACTTCCTGAAGAACCCGACGGATGTCGCGGGCACGCAGGCGCAGTTGGAGAAGGACGCGGCGGCGGCGTACGCGAGCGGGAGCTGA
- a CDS encoding bifunctional glycosyltransferase family 2 protein/CDP-glycerol:glycerophosphate glycerophosphotransferase: MPRFSVIVPAYKVQAYLHECLESVLSQSYPDLELIAVDDCSPDACGAIIDEFAARDARVRAVHLPANQGLGRARNAGLEQATGDYLVFLDSDDTLTPDALRAIADRLKETGEPDVLVFDYARTFWSGEAQRNKVAVQLTEQGPAPFRLEDRPGLLRVIMVAWNKAYRREFVEREGFAFPPGYYEDTPWTYPVLMTAETIATLDRVCVHYRQRRQGNILGTTSRKHFDVFDQYDRVFAFVDARPQLAQWRPVLFRRMVDHLATVFTKPDRLPRGTRAEFLRKARAHYRRYRIPGTPVPLRTRTRHTLVHFGVHRTFRAVQKAMSWRRSAVKLTAKALRALRAAVLQLHYRVQLRLPLRDRAVFAAYWGRGHSCNPGALETAFRTHAPHIRTAWIARPEHHHTIPAATRRLRPNTASYWTALARSKYLVNNVNFDRRLVKRPGQVMIQTQHGTPLKHMGLDLQERPAAARDMDFAELLKGVDKWDHVLSANRHTTLTWERVYPGSYTTLAYGYPRNDVFQQATSADVHRLRESLGIPQDTIALLYAPTHRDYRRVQRAHVDLDRVLRRLGPRFVVLARAHYWHEGPLAASASGRIIDVTDHPSVESLCLASDALVTDYSSLMFDYANLDRPIVIHADDWEAYEAARGTYFDLRAFPPGAVARSEDELIDIFATDHWRGSRSAQLRAAFRERFCPYDDGRAAERVVRHVVLGETDLPQVVPLADRHPVPSAAASLTRSPLTTVPQPTASQPVTDRL, encoded by the coding sequence TTGCCCAGGTTCAGTGTCATTGTCCCCGCGTACAAGGTGCAGGCGTACCTGCACGAATGCCTGGAATCGGTGCTCTCCCAGTCGTACCCCGATCTTGAGCTGATCGCCGTCGACGACTGCTCGCCGGACGCCTGCGGCGCGATCATCGACGAGTTCGCGGCCCGCGACGCCCGGGTGCGCGCGGTCCATCTCCCCGCGAACCAGGGCCTCGGCCGCGCCCGCAACGCCGGTCTGGAACAGGCGACCGGCGACTATCTGGTCTTCCTCGACAGCGACGACACGCTGACGCCCGACGCGTTGCGCGCGATCGCCGACCGCCTCAAGGAGACCGGCGAGCCTGATGTGCTGGTCTTCGACTACGCGCGCACCTTCTGGTCGGGCGAGGCCCAACGCAACAAGGTAGCCGTCCAGTTGACCGAACAGGGCCCGGCGCCCTTCCGGCTGGAGGACCGCCCCGGGCTGCTGCGGGTCATCATGGTGGCCTGGAACAAGGCGTACCGACGGGAGTTCGTGGAGCGCGAGGGCTTCGCCTTCCCGCCCGGCTACTACGAGGACACCCCGTGGACCTACCCGGTCCTGATGACGGCGGAGACCATCGCGACCCTCGACCGGGTCTGCGTCCACTACCGCCAGCGCCGCCAGGGCAACATCCTCGGCACCACCAGCCGCAAGCACTTCGACGTCTTCGACCAGTACGACCGGGTCTTCGCGTTCGTCGACGCGCGCCCCCAACTCGCCCAGTGGCGCCCGGTGTTGTTCCGCCGCATGGTCGATCACCTCGCGACGGTGTTCACCAAGCCGGACCGCCTCCCGCGCGGCACCCGCGCCGAGTTCCTGCGCAAGGCCCGCGCCCACTACCGCCGTTACCGCATCCCCGGCACCCCGGTCCCGCTGCGCACCCGGACGCGCCACACGCTCGTCCACTTCGGCGTCCACCGCACCTTCCGCGCCGTGCAGAAGGCGATGAGCTGGCGCCGCAGCGCGGTCAAGCTCACCGCGAAGGCGCTGCGCGCACTCAGGGCAGCGGTCCTCCAGCTCCACTACCGCGTCCAACTCCGGCTTCCGCTCAGGGATCGCGCGGTGTTCGCCGCCTACTGGGGGCGCGGCCACAGCTGCAACCCTGGCGCGCTGGAGACGGCGTTCCGCACCCACGCCCCGCACATCCGCACCGCGTGGATCGCCCGCCCCGAGCACCACCACACGATCCCGGCCGCGACGCGCAGGCTCCGCCCGAACACCGCGTCCTACTGGACGGCGCTGGCCCGCTCCAAGTACCTGGTGAACAACGTCAACTTCGACCGCCGACTGGTCAAACGCCCCGGCCAGGTCATGATCCAGACCCAACACGGCACCCCCCTCAAGCACATGGGCCTCGACCTCCAGGAACGCCCGGCGGCAGCACGGGACATGGACTTCGCCGAACTCCTCAAGGGCGTCGACAAGTGGGACCACGTCCTGTCCGCCAACCGCCACACCACCCTGACCTGGGAGCGCGTCTACCCCGGCAGCTACACCACGCTCGCCTACGGCTATCCCCGCAACGACGTGTTCCAGCAGGCGACTTCGGCCGACGTGCACCGGCTGCGCGAGTCCCTCGGCATCCCGCAGGACACCATCGCCCTGCTCTACGCCCCGACCCACCGCGACTACCGCCGCGTTCAGCGCGCCCACGTGGACCTGGACCGCGTCCTGCGCCGCCTCGGCCCGCGCTTCGTCGTGCTGGCCCGCGCCCACTACTGGCACGAGGGCCCGCTCGCCGCCTCCGCGTCCGGCCGGATCATCGACGTCACCGACCACCCCAGCGTCGAGTCCCTCTGCCTCGCCTCCGACGCGCTGGTCACCGACTACTCGTCCCTGATGTTCGACTACGCCAACCTCGACCGCCCGATCGTCATCCACGCCGACGACTGGGAGGCCTACGAGGCGGCCCGGGGCACCTACTTCGACCTGCGCGCCTTCCCGCCGGGCGCGGTCGCCCGCAGCGAGGACGAACTGATCGACATCTTCGCCACCGACCACTGGCGCGGCTCGCGTTCGGCCCAGCTGCGCGCCGCGTTCCGCGAGCGCTTCTGCCCCTACGACGACGGCCGCGCCGCCGAACGGGTCGTACGCCACGTGGTGTTGGGCGAGACCGACCTCCCGCAGGTCGTCCCGCTCGCCGACCGTCACCCGGTGCCGTCGGCCGCCGCGAGCCTCACCCGCTCCCCGCTCACCACCGTGCCGCAGCCCACCGCGTCCCAGCCCGTCACCGACCGACTCTGA
- a CDS encoding sugar ABC transporter permease, which produces MASAAAEAPGASVPPRRRKSVTGTRRTVAVLFLLPALVLLGALVVYPIGYSLVRSFGNQAGDGFAGFDNYKALFTDDGIRTALKNNVIWVIFAPTVATALGLIFAVLTERVRWGTAFKLVVFMPMAISMLAAGIIFRLVYDQDPHKGVANAVWVGIHDTFASSSAFPNAHPGRESPLKADHGGFITSTTVHTGQTVTLPLVGVAPDQMPDSAKKAVAAKAEPGKITGTTWQDFTRGKGVGKLGGVDPSELGYGGMRIEAVKDGKVVASTKAAGDGTFTLPAKADGAQLRLPAGNFKAPYNGVEWLGPSLVTPAIIGSYVWMWAGFAMVLIAAGLAGVPRELLEAARVDGANEWQVFRRVTVPLLAPVLAVVVVTLMINVLKIFDLVFIIAPGSSQDDANVLALELYRKGFSEDQPGIASAISVFLLLLVIPVMLFNVRRLRREVRR; this is translated from the coding sequence ATGGCATCGGCAGCGGCGGAGGCCCCCGGGGCCTCCGTCCCTCCCCGCAGGCGCAAGAGCGTGACCGGCACCCGCAGGACCGTGGCAGTGCTGTTCCTGCTGCCCGCCCTGGTGCTGCTCGGCGCGCTCGTGGTCTACCCGATCGGGTACTCGCTGGTCCGCAGCTTCGGCAACCAGGCCGGCGACGGTTTCGCCGGATTCGACAACTACAAGGCCCTGTTCACCGACGACGGCATCCGCACCGCCCTGAAGAACAACGTCATCTGGGTCATCTTCGCGCCGACGGTCGCCACCGCCCTCGGTCTGATCTTCGCGGTGCTGACCGAACGGGTGCGCTGGGGAACGGCGTTCAAGCTGGTCGTCTTCATGCCGATGGCGATCTCGATGCTGGCCGCCGGCATCATCTTCCGCCTCGTCTACGACCAGGACCCGCACAAGGGCGTCGCCAACGCGGTCTGGGTCGGCATCCACGACACGTTCGCCTCGTCGTCGGCGTTCCCCAACGCCCACCCGGGCCGCGAGTCGCCGCTGAAGGCGGACCACGGCGGCTTCATCACCAGTACGACGGTCCACACGGGCCAGACCGTCACGCTCCCGCTCGTCGGCGTCGCCCCCGACCAGATGCCCGACAGCGCGAAGAAGGCCGTGGCCGCGAAGGCCGAGCCGGGGAAGATCACCGGCACGACCTGGCAGGACTTCACCCGCGGCAAGGGCGTCGGCAAGCTCGGCGGGGTCGACCCGTCCGAACTCGGCTACGGCGGGATGAGGATCGAGGCGGTCAAGGACGGCAAGGTGGTCGCCTCGACCAAGGCCGCGGGCGACGGCACCTTCACCCTGCCCGCCAAGGCCGACGGGGCCCAACTCCGGCTCCCGGCAGGCAACTTCAAGGCGCCCTACAACGGAGTGGAGTGGCTGGGCCCGTCGCTCGTGACACCGGCGATCATCGGGTCGTACGTGTGGATGTGGGCCGGGTTCGCGATGGTCCTGATCGCGGCCGGACTCGCGGGTGTGCCAAGGGAGTTGCTGGAGGCCGCGCGGGTCGACGGGGCCAACGAGTGGCAGGTGTTCCGGCGGGTCACGGTGCCGCTGCTGGCGCCGGTGCTCGCGGTCGTCGTCGTCACGCTGATGATCAACGTGCTGAAGATCTTCGACCTGGTCTTCATCATCGCCCCGGGCTCCTCGCAGGACGACGCGAACGTGCTGGCCCTGGAGCTGTACCGGAAGGGCTTCTCGGAGGACCAGCCGGGGATCGCCAGCGCGATCTCGGTGTTCCTGCTGCTGCTGGTGATCCCGGTGATGCTCTTCAATGTGCGGCGGCTGCGGCGGGAGGTGCGGCGATGA